Genomic window (Castor canadensis chromosome X, mCasCan1.hap1v2, whole genome shotgun sequence):
GTAttcatttctttcactttctctgaCTCGTGTTCAAGGACCTGTTTGTGGTAGAACAGTAAATACCCTTCACTGTCCAGTACGTCCTTAATACTGGCCTTGGTGATAACAGCGTCATCACACTTGAACCACTGGTCCTTGTGGTGTCGGATGAAGCTGGTGTAGTGACCACTCTCCAAGGTTCCTTGGTGATTAACCACAGCAAACAAGGAATACTTATTCTCGTTGTTCCCACTACTGGTTGGCAGCTGCAACTGTCCATTCATTCTGCTCTCTTTACTCGAGGCCATAAACGGTGTCATATCCAGCTCCAGAGGAAAGGAAATGTATGTAGTGATCTTGCGCCTCTGTTTGGCTGAGTGTTCAAACCGTTTGAAATGAAAACAGGCAACAACTGGCAATTTCTTCAACGTAAGCTGTTTGGTAGATTCCTGGTAGCTTTGGCAACTACCACATTTGATTTTGGCACTGCTTCCTAGGTGCTCTGGCCTCGTAAACCTCCGCAAGCAGTCCGTGAGGGTGGTGATGCCCGGTAGGTGACCTTCCCCATTCACGCTGCTCTCCCTGCCCGGACTCATGGGCCAGAAGGAGGTGCAAGAGCCTGGCAAGTCCAAACTGATGTCCCAGCAGGGGTCTATGGTGGTGGAGACGCCATGGCAGGCTTGACAGGTGACATCGGATTGCAGGCCACCTGTGAAGATTTGGTCTATGATGCAGTTACAGTGGTTGGGATTGTTGGCCGT
Coding sequences:
- the Usp27x gene encoding ubiquitin carboxyl-terminal hydrolase 27 — protein: MCKDYVYDKDIEQIAKEEQGEALKLQASTSTEVSHQQCSVPGLAEKYPTWETTKPELELLGHNPRRRRIPSSFTIGLRGLINLGNTCFMNCIVQALTHTPILRDFFLSDRHRCEMPSPDLCLVCEMSSLFRELYSGNPSPHVPYKLLHLVWIHARHLAGYRQQDAHEFLIAALDVLHRHCKGDDVGKTANNPNHCNCIIDQIFTGGLQSDVTCQACHGVSTTIDPCWDISLDLPGSCTSFWPMSPGRESSVNGEGHLPGITTLTDCLRRFTRPEHLGSSAKIKCGSCQSYQESTKQLTLKKLPVVACFHFKRFEHSAKQRRKITTYISFPLELDMTPFMASSKESRMNGQLQLPTSSGNNENKYSLFAVVNHQGTLESGHYTSFIRHHKDQWFKCDDAVITKASIKDVLDSEGYLLFYHKQVLEHESEKVKEMNTQAY